A DNA window from Ornithobacterium rhinotracheale DSM 15997 contains the following coding sequences:
- a CDS encoding HK97 family phage prohead protease translates to MKFILNDERVTNSYGFRVKTAGINLKRFLSNPVCLNNHRNNTKDVLGSWEDVSVEEHLLTATPKFDTEDVDGKEVVRKVERGVLKGCSMGFTFNPKDMVMENGVLTLTKCELTEASICAIPSNAASVVLYNQNGDTLSEQEIKAICLQAENEYIKTKNEMKELTAHLQLEENANESAILNAVKSIEAKLTASETEKVALKAEIDQLKKAETERQTAVLTAEVDKAVKAGKLDEAGKAPILAMPYEGAMALLAALPARKSVTEQLKDNESKLAKFDKMTWDELDKGNHLATLKAEHPEYFAERKKQQFGTN, encoded by the coding sequence ATGAAATTCATATTAAACGATGAGCGAGTGACTAATTCCTACGGGTTTAGGGTTAAAACCGCTGGAATAAACTTAAAGCGTTTTTTGTCTAATCCTGTGTGCTTAAATAACCACAGAAATAACACAAAAGATGTATTAGGCAGTTGGGAGGATGTATCGGTTGAGGAGCATTTGCTTACAGCTACGCCCAAATTTGATACAGAGGATGTGGACGGAAAAGAAGTTGTGCGCAAGGTGGAGCGAGGCGTTCTCAAAGGTTGCAGCATGGGCTTTACTTTTAATCCAAAAGATATGGTGATGGAAAATGGCGTGCTTACACTTACTAAGTGTGAATTAACCGAAGCCTCCATTTGTGCTATCCCCTCTAATGCCGCCTCCGTTGTGTTATACAATCAAAATGGAGATACTTTGAGCGAGCAAGAAATTAAAGCCATTTGTTTACAAGCAGAAAATGAATATATCAAAACAAAAAATGAAATGAAAGAACTTACAGCACATTTACAGCTAGAAGAAAATGCAAACGAATCGGCAATTTTGAATGCCGTTAAAAGCATTGAGGCAAAGCTTACTGCCTCGGAAACGGAGAAAGTAGCCTTAAAGGCAGAAATTGATCAGTTGAAAAAAGCTGAAACCGAAAGACAAACCGCAGTACTCACCGCCGAAGTAGACAAAGCCGTTAAGGCTGGGAAATTAGACGAGGCGGGGAAAGCACCGATTTTGGCAATGCCTTATGAGGGAGCAATGGCATTACTTGCCGCCTTGCCAGCGCGCAAAAGCGTAACCGAACAATTAAAAGATAACGAGAGCAAATTGGCAAAATTTGACAAGATGACTTGGGACGAACTAGACAAGGGTAATCACTTGGCTACGCTCAAAGCCGAGCATCCGGAATACTTTGCCGAGCGCAAAAAACAACAATTTGGAACTAACTAA
- a CDS encoding DNA-binding protein, whose product MAKKGRLTNKEREQKKEYAKMLFLQEKNISIKELAERVGVAVNTASEWIKSEKWEGLKRNILLTRQEQLVQMQDELAEINAYIQSQEEGYRFADYKTAQIRNQLIKNIKDLETKALLPEMINALTQFLDFVRVENLDDAQLLADYTDAFIKSKL is encoded by the coding sequence ATGGCAAAGAAAGGACGATTGACAAATAAGGAAAGAGAGCAAAAAAAAGAGTACGCTAAAATGCTCTTTTTGCAAGAAAAAAACATCAGCATTAAAGAGCTAGCCGAGCGCGTGGGCGTAGCGGTAAACACTGCCTCCGAGTGGATTAAATCCGAGAAGTGGGAGGGCTTAAAGCGCAACATTTTACTCACACGCCAAGAGCAACTCGTGCAAATGCAAGATGAGCTTGCGGAAATCAACGCTTATATTCAAAGCCAAGAGGAGGGCTACCGATTTGCCGATTACAAAACCGCCCAAATCAGAAATCAGCTGATTAAAAATATCAAGGATTTAGAAACTAAAGCACTACTCCCTGAGATGATTAATGCGCTCACGCAGTTCTTGGATTTTGTGCGGGTTGAAAATCTAGACGATGCCCAACTATTGGCAGACTACACCGACGCATTTATTAAATCAAAACTTTAA
- a CDS encoding phage portal protein family protein produces the protein MSKIGFKQKNSQKKTLNISQVLVVKPERHSSLDIENWITAISQAYRGRRQKLVELYNNLLMDGVLYEAMDKRVRAITNANLTFQKDGKEIEELWDLIDTPEFEKLLREILLSKFYGKSIVELDFSNGFKVQSIDRRHIDTLHKLILKDTSSDEGIPYEDNDFILNIGDDKDLGIFARTAPYAIFKRNGGADYAQFCELFGIPQLIGKYDPDDENGQKEMEESFRKRGAAADMVLSNKSSVETLQTSQSNGAVHREFLEHWDKQILISAQGQTMTTTDGTSLAQAKVHGNTENDLNKADKIFVRRFLNQELKPRLEKRGYPVAGGFFNFIDEKEDLKAIDKLSVAERVNQLTADGVDDDYFYEEFGLPRGAKSKEREQEEPADEPEEEEIQTDDPPKEKHKNKPKNTPKVKKVQAKDLSLFDKLKDFFAHAPR, from the coding sequence ATGAGCAAAATTGGATTTAAACAAAAGAATAGCCAAAAAAAGACTTTAAACATTAGCCAAGTGCTAGTGGTAAAACCCGAAAGGCACAGCTCCTTAGATATTGAAAACTGGATAACCGCTATCTCGCAGGCTTATCGAGGCAGGCGTCAAAAGCTCGTGGAGCTTTACAATAACTTACTAATGGACGGCGTACTATACGAAGCCATGGACAAGCGTGTGCGCGCCATAACGAATGCCAATCTCACCTTTCAAAAAGACGGCAAAGAGATAGAGGAGCTTTGGGACTTGATAGACACGCCCGAATTTGAAAAATTACTCCGTGAAATTTTACTTTCTAAATTTTACGGCAAATCCATCGTGGAGCTTGATTTTTCAAATGGTTTTAAGGTGCAAAGTATCGACCGCCGACACATTGACACGCTGCATAAGTTAATTTTAAAAGACACCTCCAGCGATGAGGGCATTCCTTACGAGGATAACGATTTTATTTTAAACATTGGCGATGATAAAGACTTAGGGATATTTGCGCGCACGGCACCTTACGCCATATTTAAACGAAATGGAGGTGCAGATTATGCGCAATTCTGCGAGCTGTTTGGCATTCCGCAGCTCATCGGAAAATACGACCCCGACGATGAAAATGGACAGAAAGAAATGGAGGAATCGTTTAGGAAACGAGGGGCGGCGGCTGATATGGTTTTAAGCAATAAAAGCTCGGTAGAAACCTTGCAAACCAGTCAATCCAACGGCGCAGTGCATCGTGAGTTTTTGGAGCATTGGGACAAACAAATATTAATCAGCGCACAGGGGCAAACGATGACCACCACCGATGGAACTTCACTCGCTCAGGCAAAAGTGCATGGCAACACAGAAAACGACCTAAACAAAGCAGATAAAATCTTTGTTCGTCGCTTTTTAAACCAAGAGCTTAAACCGCGACTTGAAAAAAGAGGCTATCCAGTAGCGGGCGGCTTCTTTAATTTCATCGACGAAAAAGAAGATTTAAAAGCCATAGACAAATTAAGTGTTGCCGAGCGTGTAAATCAGCTTACCGCCGATGGTGTAGATGATGATTACTTCTATGAGGAATTTGGATTGCCTCGAGGGGCTAAGAGCAAAGAACGAGAGCAAGAAGAACCTGCAGACGAACCAGAAGAAGAGGAAATCCAAACGGATGACCCCCCTAAGGAAAAACATAAAAACAAACCAAAAAACACGCCCAAAGTCAAAAAAGTACAAGCCAAAGATTTATCCTTATTTGACAAGCTAAAGGATTTTTTCGCCCACGCTCCTCGGTAG
- a CDS encoding phage head morphogenesis protein, whose product MRHKGVVRATFNKLWQGVEGEIKPIINEDLKIENAPFIQKMKDNVWEFSMAKNTADNIALNNALISPNGKVRSWNEFRKEALKIIDRSARYLKTEYNTAVASARMAAKWERFQREKHIYPYAKFFVVQDNHTSDICAPLHGVVVPWDHPLLKTHFPPNHFNCRTDVEAVRYEEPTPNEQIKAPDIPQNFRNNIGITGKIFAENSLYFEKLNEYFTEDEQKVILGELMSEEQSFVSRYVSEKTEGVLRVNINPDLKDLPTNLYLGKLIVDDHKAKVDILAHLEGRKNPEFRIDGIIGDATNRNKDTKPQNFITNSVRKLYDSEQLGGFDKACLVMNFGEINNVSVKNKKRAASELQESFKKFDKLEFVILFANGKVWRIDRVTALMTPSNDFKIKFAQFIDKK is encoded by the coding sequence TTGCGGCATAAAGGTGTCGTTCGAGCCACTTTCAACAAATTATGGCAAGGGGTAGAGGGGGAAATAAAACCTATCATAAATGAGGATTTAAAAATTGAAAATGCTCCATTTATCCAAAAAATGAAAGACAATGTTTGGGAGTTTTCTATGGCTAAAAATACCGCTGACAATATTGCACTAAATAACGCACTTATTTCTCCAAATGGAAAAGTGAGAAGCTGGAATGAGTTTAGAAAGGAAGCTCTAAAAATCATTGACCGCTCAGCTCGTTATTTAAAAACAGAGTATAACACGGCTGTAGCCAGTGCTCGCATGGCGGCAAAATGGGAAAGATTTCAAAGAGAAAAACACATATACCCTTATGCTAAATTCTTTGTCGTTCAAGATAACCATACCTCCGATATTTGCGCGCCTCTGCATGGTGTAGTAGTGCCATGGGATCATCCATTACTTAAAACGCATTTTCCTCCCAATCACTTCAATTGCCGTACAGATGTGGAAGCCGTAAGATATGAGGAACCTACACCGAACGAACAAATAAAAGCACCCGATATTCCTCAAAATTTCAGAAATAACATAGGGATTACCGGAAAGATATTTGCAGAAAATAGCCTGTATTTTGAAAAGCTAAATGAATACTTTACAGAAGACGAACAAAAGGTTATTCTAGGAGAATTAATGTCGGAAGAACAAAGTTTTGTTTCTAGATATGTAAGCGAAAAAACAGAGGGTGTATTGAGAGTAAACATTAATCCCGATCTAAAAGATTTACCTACAAATTTATACTTGGGTAAACTTATAGTGGACGACCACAAAGCCAAAGTAGATATTTTAGCACATCTCGAGGGTAGAAAAAATCCCGAATTTAGGATTGATGGAATTATTGGAGATGCTACCAATAGAAATAAAGACACTAAACCTCAAAATTTCATCACTAATTCTGTTAGAAAGCTTTATGATAGTGAACAATTGGGAGGATTTGACAAGGCTTGTTTAGTGATGAATTTTGGAGAAATAAATAATGTTTCTGTAAAAAACAAAAAACGAGCGGCTTCTGAATTACAAGAAAGTTTTAAGAAATTTGACAAATTAGAATTTGTGATTTTATTTGCTAATGGAAAAGTTTGGAGAATTGACAGAGTTACTGCTTTAATGACTCCATCAAATGACTTTAAAATAAAATTTGCACAATTTATTGATAAAAAATAA
- a CDS encoding phage virion morphogenesis protein, with the protein MNRNLEQVMRAIEQRTHQFLDDLPIIIANEALLFAKENFDQQSWQGSSVEPWAPRKDKENERSLLVNTGNLRRSIDKENAKIEPKANGVTITIGSDVPYARAHNFGFSGVVEQNVGEHRRKSKKGKEYFVKAHRRNMKMNIPKRQFIGDFNDSPIFADKIKEIIKLEAKKITNI; encoded by the coding sequence ATGAATAGAAATTTAGAACAGGTGATGCGTGCCATAGAACAAAGAACGCATCAATTTTTAGATGATTTGCCAATTATAATAGCAAACGAGGCTTTACTTTTCGCCAAAGAAAATTTTGACCAGCAAAGTTGGCAAGGAAGTAGCGTAGAGCCTTGGGCTCCGAGAAAAGACAAAGAAAATGAAAGGAGTTTGCTTGTCAATACCGGTAATTTACGACGAAGTATTGATAAGGAAAACGCCAAAATAGAGCCCAAAGCCAATGGGGTAACGATAACTATCGGTAGTGATGTCCCCTATGCCCGCGCACATAATTTTGGGTTTTCTGGCGTTGTAGAACAAAATGTGGGAGAGCATCGCCGAAAGTCTAAAAAAGGAAAAGAATACTTTGTAAAAGCCCATAGAAGAAATATGAAAATGAATATCCCTAAGCGACAATTTATCGGAGACTTTAACGATAGCCCTATTTTTGCCGATAAAATTAAGGAAATCATAAAATTAGAAGCTAAGAAAATAACGAATATTTAA